In one window of Plasmodium cynomolgi strain B DNA, chromosome 13, whole genome shotgun sequence DNA:
- a CDS encoding glutathione reductase (putative), protein MRQLSYFHFFLFFALLNPSIKLTRSFSFYHNLEHASAPTHLKKKPSMVYDLIVIGGGSGGMAAARRAARNKAKVALVEKAYLGGTCVNVGCVPKKIMFNAASIHDILENSRHYGFDTQFSFNLPLLVERRDRYIRRLNDIYRQNLKKDNVEYFEGKASLLSENKVLIKKVKNKGDVEEDLDVGDDDEVIEGKNILIAVGNKPVFPNVKGIEHTISSDDFFKIKEAKRIGIVGSGYIAVELINVIRRLGIESYIFARGNRLLRKFDETVINELENDMKKNNINIINHANVEEIEKVKENNLTIYLSDGRKYEHFDYVIYCIGRSPNTKDLNLQVVNIKTEKDYILVDDNQRTNVKHIYAVGDCCMVKKKQETEDLNLLKLYNEEVYLKKKENASTDSYFNVQLTPVAINAGRLLADRLFLNKSRKTNYKLIPTVIFSHPPIGTIGFSEQEANDIYGKENVKIYESRFTNLFFSVYDMDPAQKEKTYLKLVCVGKEELIKGLHIIGLNADEIIQGFAVALKMNATKKDFDETIPIHPTAAEEFLTMQPWMK, encoded by the exons ATGCGCCAACTCAGctattttcacttttttttgtttttcgccCTCCTGAACCCGTCGATAAAATTAACAAGGAGCTTCAGTTTCTACCACAACTTGGAACACGCGAGCGCCCCCACGCACCTGAAGAAGAAGCCCAGCATGGTGTACGACCTCATAGTCATTGGAGGCGGCAGTGGCGGCATGGCCGCGGCTAGACGAGCAGCCAG GAACAAGGCCAAAGTTGCACTCGTGGAAAAGGCTTACCTTGGAGGCACCTGCGTGAATGTCGGCTGCGTGCCAAAGAAG ATAATGTTCAACGCGGCGTCTATCCATGACATCTTAGAGAACTCGAGGCACTACGGATTCGACACACAATTCAGTTTCAACCTTCCGTTGCTAGTCGAAAGGAGAGACAGATACATACGAAGATTGAACGATATTTATAggcaaaatttgaagaaggatAATGTGGAATATTTTGAAGGGAAAGCAAGCTTGCTCAGCGAAAATAAAgtcttaataaaaaaagtgaagaacaAAGGTGATGTCGAGGAAGACTTAGATGTAGGAGACGATGATGAAGTGatcgaaggaaaaaatatccttATAGCAGTCGGAAATAAACCAGTATTTCCAAATGTGAAAGGAATCGAACATACCATTTCGAGtgacgatttttttaaaataaaagaagccAAAAGGATAGGAATTGTAGGCAGTGGATACATAGCAGTGGAGCTCATTAACGTCATCAGGAGATTAGGAATCGAGTCCTACATCTTTGCTAGAGGAAACAGACTTCTCAGAAAATTTGACGAAACAGTTATTAACGAATTAGAAAatgacatgaaaaaaaataacatcaatattattaaccatgcaaatgtagaagaaatcgaaaaggtgaaagaaaataatttaaccaTTTATTTATCAGATGGAAGAAAGTACGAGCACTTTGATTACGTGATTTACTGTATTGGTCGATCTCCTAATACAAAGGACCTAAATTTACAGGTGGTCAACATCAAAACTGAGAAGGATTACATTCTTGTGGATGATAATCAAAGGACAAACGTGAAACACATTTATGCAGTAGGTGATTGTTGCAtggtgaaaaagaaacaagAAACTGAAGACCTGAATTTACTCAAACTTTACAATGAAGAGGTGtacttaaagaaaaaggaaaacgctTCTACAGACTCCTATTTTAATGTGCAACTGACCCCGGTGGCTATTAACGCTGGAAGGTTACTAGCCGATAGACTGTTCCTGAACAAGTCTAGAAAAACgaattataaattaatacccactgttattttttctcatcccCCAATTGGAACCATCGGATTTTCAGAACAGGAAGCTAATGACATATATGGCAAGGAGAATGTGAAAATTTACGAGTCAAGATTTACaaacttgtttttttctgtctaTGATATGGACCCTGcacagaaggagaagacTTACCTTAAATTGGTTTGCGTTGGTAAGGAGGAGTTAATTAAGGGTCTTCACATTATCGGACTCAATGCGGATGAAATTATACAAGGCTTTGCCGTCGCCTTGAAGATGAACGCCACGAAGAAGGACTTCGACGAGACCATACCCATACACCCCACGGCTGCGGAGGAGTTCCTCACCATGCAGCCCTGGATGAAGTGA
- a CDS encoding hypothetical protein (putative), with protein sequence MKKKKKKKKKREKTGNNEEEEDGVGNKNKNDADDEEEDDEDEDDDDDDDDDDDDDDDDNDDNDEKKMKKKKKDTAKDKKKNKKNDPKKLNVVEINQSFCVCNIEDICIDKISKMTNKYQIAKQRQTELLNNLVLYFNKNKYEEEGEKYISEVNTYYDDYMNIMAELNFDTTSFGFYINICDIKKKEVLATLLMCSLINKNSFVLCFGEKYGKLIFSAYKIDVDVVFEIKNQIKNATFNQFNDILNVLKNKNKNFVSSMDYLNTQEVDSLESYIHDTCKSLELLKTEQDKMIKYKKDVFKQLQTQKIYQEKKKLEKEKNKIEHDNQETNEEDINMQNIFKSIPQPSLLFPYVLTMSNNLLNDNINNLCSHAIAKSYLYYKNAKP encoded by the exons atgaagaaaaaaaaaaaaaaaaaaaaaaaaagggaaaaaactgGAAAtaacgaggaagaagaagatggagtgggtaataaaaataaaaatgatgcagacgacgaagaggaagatgatgaagatgaagatgatgatgatgacgatgatgatgacgatgatgatgacgatgacgatAATGATGataatgatgagaaaaaaatgaaaaagaaaaaaaaagatacagcaaaggataagaaaaaaaataaaaaaaatgatccaaaaaaattaaacgttGTAGAAATTAACCAAtcattttgtgtgtgcaATATTGAAGATATATGTATTGacaaaatttccaaaatgacaaataaaTATCAAATTGCAAAACAAAGACAAACCGAGTTGCTAAATAATttagtgttatattttaataagaataaatatgaggaagagggagaaaaatatataagtgaAGTGAACACATATTATGACgattatatgaatattatgGCAGAGCTGAACTTTGATACAACATCTTTCGGATTTTACATCAACATTTGTGATattaagaagaaggaagtGTTGGCCACACTCCTGATGTGTTCCCTAATTAACAAAAACTCCTTTGTCCTTTGCTTTGGTGAAAAATATgggaaattaattttttctgcgtaCAAAATAGACGTCGATGTAGTGTTCGAAATTAAgaaccaaataaaaaatgccacaTTTAATCAATTTAATGATATCCTGAAT gtacttaaaaataaaaacaagaaTTTTGTCTCCTCTATGGATTATTTGAATACACAGGAGGTGGACTCTCTGGAGAGTTACATCCACGATACGTGCAAATCCCTTGAGTTGCTAAAAACAGAACAGgacaaaatgataaaatataaaaaggatgtCTTCAAGCAACTGCAGACGCAGAAAATTTAtcaagaaaagaaaaaactcgagaaagaaaaaaataaaattgagcATGACAATCAGGAGACAAACGAAGAAGACATTAacatgcaaaatatttttaagagcATCCCACAGCCATCTTTGCTGTTCCCGTACGTGCTGACCATGAGCAATAACTTGCTAAATGACAATATTAACAATTTGTGCAGCCATGCCATTGCCAAGTCTTACTTGTACTACAAAAATGCGAAGCCGTGA
- a CDS encoding hypothetical protein (putative): MEQSAESHPEDLSRRSSEAFSSSKQGSEEVSVEELKKKVKDLELQLEYEINRHEAEVQEKEENIKSLEEKINELECSKKESEEKDEAILNMSEQLLILSNKYDVLVKESKLQEEELKHLKNKKKYRNDKTNEFIITLKKQNEDFKKDNETLTDKYSNLLMENSGLKCSCKMLQEQLQESQKNLEFLKVHNTKEFDEKSALQILNLGTGLLQKRSFSKDGNEANPLKLEIEYKDMIIKKLLRKSLTEEKMKGMDQNNNDSFNGRGSTMGKDCNQKGEDCPNEEGSPNEANSPNEANSPNEADSPNNNSFNHNGEQLITFEKKLEELYQKCVQSQSDNDQLKVGIKEARGNTTSTGIVVAIANKIKKLTDHIDDLKKENADLLGIIDTLREYINKAYREDVNVHQFDDLINNLLKENSTLNDELSKQKKKNMVDTYFFNKELQLIQNDKFKIIEKFDESNVNNFPHLYEPLNVTLNEAPHEYHDEIAEKREAGRDHGEIATPKKDKDERKNGKNSHLVKSNRPVITDELVHTYMKDYMMNVQNRT; this comes from the exons ATGGAGCAGTCCGCAG AGTCACATCCGGAGGATTTGTCAAGGAGGAGCAGTGAAGcattttcctcttcaaaGCAAGG CAGCGAAGAGGTCAGCGTCGAGGAGCTAAAGAAAAAGGTCAAGGATTTGGAGCTGCAGCTCGAGTACGAAATAAATCGACACGAGGCTGAGGTGCAGGAGAA AgaggaaaacataaaatcactggaagaaaaaataaacgagcTAGAGTGTTCGAAAAAAGAATCCGAGGAAAAGGATGAAGCCATCCTAAACATGAGCGAACAGCTTCTCATCTTATCGAACAAGTACGACGTGTTGGTGAAGGAATCAAAGCTACAGGAAGAGGAGCtgaagcatttaaaaaataaaaaaaaatacagaaacgATAAAACGAATGAGTTCATAATTACactaaaaaaacaaaatgaagattttaaaaaggacaATGAAACTCTAACGGACAAATATTCCAATCTGCTTATGGAAAATAGTGGCCTTAAATGTTCTTGCAAAATGCTACAAGAACAGCTACAGGAGAGTCAGAAAAACTTGGAATTTCTAAAGGTGCATAATACAAAG GAGTTTGACGAGAAAAGTGCCCTTCAAATTTTAAACCTCGGAACG GGGTTACTGCAAAAGAGGAGCTTCAGCAAAG ATGGAAATGAAGCCAATCCGCTCAAACTAGAAATAGAATACAAAGATATGATAATAAAGAAATTGCTTCGGAAGAGTTTGACGGAGGAGAAGATGAAGGGGATGGACCAAAACAACAATGACAGCTTCAACGGGAGGGGCAGCACAATGGGAAAGGATTGCAACCAGAAGGGGGAGGACTGCCCAAATGAGGAGGGCTCCCCAAATGAGGCGAACTCTCCAAATGAGGCGAACTCTCCAAATGAGGCGGACTCTCCAAACAATAACTCCTTTAACCACAACGGGGAGCAACTAATTACATTCGAG AAAAAACTGGAGGAGCTGTACCAAAAGTGTGTGCAGTCGCAGAGCGACAATGACCAATTGAAGGTGGGGATAAAAGAAGCAAGAGGAAACACCACGTCGACTGGCATCGTCGTTGCTATAGCG aacaaaattaaaaagttgacTGATCATATAGATGAcctgaaaaaggaaaacgcaGATTTGTTGGGAATAATC GACACTCTGAGGGAGTACATCAACAAGGCCTATCGCGAAGACGTGAATGTTCACCA ATTTGACGACTTGATAAACAACCTCCTTAAGGAGAACTCAACCCTGAATGACGAACTATccaagcagaaaaaaaa GAACATGGTAGACACGTACTTCTTCAATAAAGAATTGCAACTGATACAGAAtgacaaatttaaaattatagaaaaatttgatgaatCGAATGTGAATAATTTCCCCCACTTGTACGAACCGCTAAACGTGACTCTTAACGAAGCTCCACATGAGTACCATGACGAGATCgctgaaaaaagggaagcaggACGAGATCACGGGGAGATTGCTACTCCTAAAAAGGACAAGGATGagaggaaaaatggaaaaaactcCCACCTCGTCAAGTCCAACAGGCCAGTAATCACAGACGAGTTGGTCCACACGTACATGAAGGATTATATGATGAATGTGCAGAACAGGACATGA
- a CDS encoding hypothetical protein (putative) — MDLDQVEERIKKLEENIAKFEEQELRNIENIKNEIKLLDTHREYSIKSMFEEISKIKNKAIAYFNKFLIIQKEIHSLLQSINNNALTDLFVLAQNSLLFQKEVANMFQRFYRQVENSLTGL; from the exons ATGGACTTGGACCAAGTTGaagaaaggataaaaaaactCGAAGAAAATATTGCCAAATTTGAAGAGCAGGAGTTACGCAACATagagaatataaaaaatgaaataaagctACTTGACACACAT AGAGAGTATTCCATAAAATCTATGTTTGAAGAAAttagcaaaattaaaaacaaagcCATTGCATActtcaacaaatttttaatcatacaaaaagaaattcacTCTCTCCTGCAGTCCATAAATAACAATGCCCTGACAGACCTGTTCGTCCTGGCTCAAAATTCCTTACTCTTCCAAAAGGAAGTGGCTAACATGTTTCAGCGTTTTTACCGCCAGGTGGAAAATTCCCTCACCGGGCTGTGA